From the genome of Vicia villosa cultivar HV-30 ecotype Madison, WI linkage group LG2, Vvil1.0, whole genome shotgun sequence, one region includes:
- the LOC131650796 gene encoding uncharacterized protein LOC131650796 → MAQNIREPQLDNGEVVTWNPPPFGSFKCTAWDSSTFSVLEAEALALKEAIQSVIMLHNAPTIFESDSQQVVQALSSNTPGSSGFISIINSIKSLLLDFPNFEVKFIKRQANMVAHTLAKAANSWSRRYMFDVISPCITFYLINESS, encoded by the exons ATGGCCCAAAATATTCGGGAGCCGCAGTTAGATAACGGAGAAGTGGTCACCTGGAACCCGCCTCCTTTTGGTAGTTTCAAAT GTACTGCTTGGGATAGTAGTACTTTCTCGGTGCTAGAAGCGGAGGCCTTAGCTCTTAAGGAAGCAATTCAATCAGTTATCATGCTTCATAATGCTCCGACGATTTTTGAAAGTGATTCTCAACAGGTGGTCCAAGCTCTTAGTTCCAATACGCCGGGTAGCTCTGggtttatttcaattattaattcTATTAAGTCATTGCTATTAGATTTCCCcaactttgaggttaagtttatcaagcgtcaagcgaatatggttgcccatACCTTAgcgaaggcggccaattcttggtctcgACGCTATATGTTTGATGTAATTTCTCCTTGTATTACTTTTTATCTGATTAATGAAAGCAGTTAA
- the LOC131650797 gene encoding uncharacterized protein LOC131650797: MNEPWLQGSREGCLTGPQNQGVYTLTVNDILLTNVKQWNMGVLCDLFDYSVVRDILQVPLTKEVVEDRMVWKDDVNGNYSVRSRYRIWRKHQESGGSVKEGVNWSNLWNIKAPTRVKHLLWRICSDCLPSKSASLTDIISPRLHNFQDLRSLIFDICMKENRSIAGRVAVMLERVMEE, from the exons ATGAATGAACCATGGTTACAAGGGAGTAGAGAAGGTTGCTTGACGGGTCCTCAAAATCAAGGTGTGTATACTTTAACCGTTAATGATATTTTGTTGACTAATGTTAAACAATGGAATATGGGAGTTTTATGTGATTTGTTTGACTATTCAGTGGTTCGAGATATTTTACAAGTTCCGTTGACAAAAGAAGTGGTTGAAGATCGTATGGTCTGGAAGGATGATGTTAACGGTAATTATAGTGTTCGGTCGAGATATAGAATTTGGAGGAAGCATCAGGAAAGTGGTGGTTCGGTTAAGGAAGGAGTAAACTGGAGTAACCTTTGGAATATAAAAGCTCCGACTCGAGTGAAACATCTTCTTTGGAGGATTTGTAGCGATTGTCTCCCATCTAAG TCGGCAAGTCTTACTGATATCATCTCTCCTCGTCTCCATAATTTCCAAGATCTCAGGTCCCTTATCTTTGATATTTGTATGAAGGAGAATAGGAGTATCGCGGGAAGAGTGGCGGTTATGTTGGAAAGAGTTATGGAAGAATAG